A genomic window from Tolypothrix sp. PCC 7910 includes:
- a CDS encoding Hsp20/alpha crystallin family protein: MTLVRWNPWREIDTLQRQLNDLFEDTRVPSALFERAGVRVPAAELQETETAILLKLEIPGMEAKDLDVQVTEKAVYVSGERKQETKTEEKGTTKSEFYYGKFQRVIPLPARVENTSVTADYKDGILNLTLPKVEAEKNKVVKINLDQASA, from the coding sequence ATGACATTAGTTCGTTGGAATCCCTGGAGAGAAATTGATACTTTACAACGTCAACTCAATGACCTTTTTGAAGATACCAGAGTTCCATCTGCTTTGTTTGAAAGAGCCGGAGTCAGAGTTCCCGCAGCTGAGTTACAAGAAACTGAAACTGCTATTCTGCTGAAGCTAGAAATTCCAGGTATGGAAGCTAAAGACCTGGATGTGCAAGTAACAGAAAAAGCTGTTTACGTTAGCGGCGAACGCAAGCAAGAAACAAAAACTGAAGAAAAAGGTACTACTAAGAGCGAATTCTACTACGGTAAATTTCAACGTGTAATTCCTCTACCTGCAAGAGTTGAAAATACTAGCGTCACTGCAGATTACAAAGATGGCATTTTGAATTTGACACTGCCCAAAGTAGAAGCAGAAAAAAATAAAGTCGTCAAAATTAATTTGGATCAAGCATCTGCGTAA
- the arfB gene encoding alternative ribosome rescue aminoacyl-tRNA hydrolase ArfB, which produces MLQISHNIIIPDSEIEISAIRSQGAGGQNVNKVSTAIHLRFDIEASSLPTYYKEQLLKLNDKRINQEGVVVIKAQEHRSQEQNREEALQRLQELINSVVVIKRKRRPTKPTRSSQKKRLESKTKRKLIKLARKPVIE; this is translated from the coding sequence ATGCTACAAATTTCTCACAATATCATCATCCCGGATAGCGAAATCGAAATTAGCGCGATTCGTTCACAAGGAGCAGGTGGTCAAAACGTTAACAAGGTTTCTACGGCTATTCACTTACGCTTTGATATTGAGGCTTCATCATTACCGACTTACTATAAAGAGCAACTACTCAAGCTAAACGACAAACGCATTAACCAAGAGGGAGTTGTTGTCATCAAGGCTCAAGAACACCGCAGCCAAGAGCAAAACCGGGAAGAGGCTCTACAAAGACTTCAAGAACTGATTAACAGCGTCGTTGTCATCAAGAGAAAACGCCGACCAACTAAACCAACTCGCAGTTCTCAAAAAAAGCGCCTGGAAAGTAAAACTAAGCGAAAACTAATTAAATTAGCCAGAAAACCAGTCATTGAGTGA
- a CDS encoding LuxR C-terminal-related transcriptional regulator produces MISPLKLIFEAINQTRSQDELQLQVVPKIGEYFAAKRYSIFFFEQLPLAADKNLQKILKIALSIEHNPIARYLVERHAPVHEALVMSPKAWKVLCPRPDHWHVMAGPIINRHQLVGVVGCTREKSMPTFDTQNLTDLSSICLHLSVWAATVNSQPNGTAKSQHYAFQSDACGGLRQRLTPRELQIAQLVASGLTNAEIGNQLWITENSVKQALKRMFRKLEVSSRAQMVAQLLATKHYSGQANLDSFSLAPNSTSNL; encoded by the coding sequence ATGATAAGTCCCTTAAAACTGATTTTTGAAGCCATCAACCAAACCCGTAGTCAGGATGAACTACAATTACAAGTTGTGCCCAAAATTGGTGAGTATTTTGCGGCAAAACGATACTCCATCTTTTTCTTCGAGCAATTACCCTTAGCTGCCGATAAAAATCTTCAGAAAATTCTGAAAATTGCATTATCTATTGAACACAATCCCATAGCACGTTATTTGGTAGAGCGTCATGCGCCTGTCCATGAAGCATTAGTAATGTCACCAAAGGCTTGGAAAGTTCTTTGTCCCCGCCCAGATCATTGGCACGTCATGGCGGGGCCGATTATTAACCGCCATCAATTAGTTGGCGTAGTAGGTTGCACCCGTGAAAAGTCAATGCCTACCTTTGATACACAAAATCTCACTGATTTGAGTTCTATTTGCTTGCACCTATCTGTTTGGGCTGCAACAGTTAATTCACAACCGAATGGCACAGCAAAGTCTCAGCACTACGCTTTTCAAAGCGATGCCTGCGGCGGGCTACGCCAACGCTTAACACCTCGTGAGTTGCAAATTGCTCAATTGGTCGCTTCAGGGCTAACTAACGCAGAAATTGGCAATCAACTTTGGATTACTGAAAATTCTGTCAAGCAAGCTTTAAAGCGAATGTTTCGTAAGCTTGAGGTTTCTTCTCGTGCCCAGATGGTTGCACAGCTTTTAGCTACAAAACATTATTCAGGACAGGCAAATCTAGATTCATTTTCCTTGGCACCAAACTCCACCAGTAACCTTTGA
- a CDS encoding DUF1499 domain-containing protein has translation MHCLLTAFTPQRLRSITLAIFLTLMMSFILPTATWAAVSGLGVNNGHLSSCPASPNCVVSQDADAKHAIDPIPYHLDRDQVRETLIKVLGVVPRTEIVEQTDNYIHALSKSRIFKFVDDVEFYLPPNESVIHVRSASRLGDSDLGVNRRRVEQIRLALRDLNI, from the coding sequence ATGCATTGTCTCCTAACAGCTTTCACGCCGCAACGCTTGCGGAGTATTACTTTGGCAATATTCCTAACTCTGATGATGAGTTTTATCCTTCCTACCGCTACTTGGGCCGCTGTTTCCGGTTTGGGAGTCAATAATGGTCATCTGAGTTCTTGTCCGGCTTCCCCTAACTGTGTTGTCAGCCAAGATGCTGATGCAAAACACGCCATTGACCCAATTCCCTATCATCTCGACCGCGATCAAGTACGAGAAACTTTGATAAAAGTTCTCGGCGTTGTTCCCCGCACAGAAATTGTTGAACAAACAGACAATTACATCCATGCTCTTTCTAAAAGCCGCATTTTTAAATTTGTTGATGATGTAGAGTTTTATCTACCTCCCAATGAGTCAGTAATCCATGTGCGTTCAGCATCTCGCTTAGGCGATTCAGATTTGGGTGTTAACCGCAGGCGTGTAGAACAAATTCGTCTGGCTTTGCGCGATTTAAATATTTAA
- a CDS encoding MAPEG family protein, whose translation MRQDAIFSPFFASMILTLLVWAYMYIRRINFITSRKLKPQELTISNTLAQISPPSVSNPSDNLKNLFEIPVLFYALVLYLFITQQVDTVYVLAAWIFVVFRVLHSIVHCTFNLVILRFYLYLFATLAVWFIALRAAFIHLSR comes from the coding sequence ATGAGGCAAGACGCAATTTTCAGTCCCTTCTTTGCATCAATGATTTTGACACTATTGGTTTGGGCGTATATGTATATCCGTCGGATCAATTTCATCACCAGTAGAAAACTCAAACCCCAAGAACTAACTATATCTAATACACTGGCACAAATCTCACCCCCAAGTGTATCTAATCCATCTGATAACTTGAAAAACTTGTTTGAGATTCCGGTACTTTTTTATGCACTTGTACTTTATTTGTTCATCACACAGCAAGTAGATACAGTGTATGTACTTGCTGCGTGGATCTTCGTTGTGTTTCGCGTCTTGCATAGTATAGTTCATTGCACATTCAATCTTGTTATACTTCGGTTTTACCTCTACCTATTTGCCACACTTGCAGTGTGGTTTATCGCGCTCCGTGCAGCTTTTATTCACTTGAGTAGGTAA
- a CDS encoding PAS domain S-box protein — protein sequence MPISHYSILILEDSAEERTLYRRYLNQDRTATYDVVEVETELEAWTYLLQNKPDLILLDSQLLEIDSLKFLDQLRLEFDSFQLPVIMLTGLGDTAIAIQAIKAGASDYLIKDKLTQTGFCRAIHTVLEKTQLKQQIRMQEQQKLLLAQMLLRIRQFLRLEEILATAVQEVRQFLNADRVIVYQFDHEMNGKISAESVISPWTSCLNHHINDTCFRANQVIAYGGGKIKAISDIHQAGFTACHIEFLEQLAVKANLVVPILLNTEAKDQESAKHQLWGLLIAHQCSNTREWQTNELDLLQQLAVQLAVAIQQAELCEQLQNLNTSLEQKIQERTEQLQASEQRFRAIFNHSFQFAGLLTTEGIVLEVNQTALDFRGLQLEDVINRPLWETEWLIVSPAEHNKLKQAIARAAQGEFIRYEVEIYNADDQIVTVDFSIRPVKDESGKVVMLIPEGRDISEHKKAQKALQESQILLQVVMDSLPIAIFWKDRNCRYLGCNRQLLLDSGHSSIQEIIGKTDFDMVWQEQAPIYQADDRIVMESGQAKFNIEEPFTKAGNIHRWLRTNKIPLHNAEGEIIGVVASYEDITERKEIEQALQKSERRYATLAASAPVGIYRADAQGNFLYVNERWCQETGLNLQAALGCGWQVALHPEDRNLVESQWHRLIQTGERFCLEYRFVQPDGAETWVFGQAVPETDPEGKVIGYVGTITNINPSKQAEAALRRSQQLYRTLVDNFPNGTVVLFDHELRYLLVGGLELASAGLNKAAMEGKTVWEIFSPELCQITMPFMKQALAGESVIAEVPDQDKFYLTHHIPVRDEQGNVIAGILMTQNITERKKSENALRDSEEKFRQFAENSRQVMLLRQVDSGELLYANPTYEEVWGQPRESLYANPDSWMAAMHPDDVPRIAVAYEAASGKGFFSEEYRIIRPDGSIRWIWGRCFPIKDPTGKTYRIGAIGEDITERKHTQQERDRLLEILEKQNQTLEEEVTQRTAELRAVIDAIPDYLFVVDRQEMRTIYCNDSYAQGAFQQPREQIEGKTVFEIFPPQYANYFAQQNQQVFDSGELLRIQETLNFEGNNNTFDTIKVPLKHDNGEVYALVGTARNITAIKQLELELQHSKERFRNLVETSSDWVWEINEFGFYTYASPQIINVLGYSPEEIIGKTPFDLMPPEEAERVLQEFMKFVSVQAPFQCLENSNRHKDGRLVTLETSGVPIFDANKEFRGYRGMDRDVTARKLAEAQLHLTNEQLAASNAELARATRLKDEFLANMSHELRTPLNAILGMSEVLQDEIFGAINDKQRQSLQTIERSGNHLLELINDILDLSKIEAGQLELGYTQIAIRQLCESSLAFIKQQAYQKRIQLKVKIAPQLPKLLLDERRIRQVLINLLNNAVKFTPEGGRITLEVSCHALEVEKTSPAGFIRIAVIDTGIGIAPENLNKLFKPFIQIDGALNRQYAGTGLGLALTKRIVELHGGKVGVSSELGVGSCFTVDLPCSNLCEYSFEPVNRVAAELDSTVNETVADSPLILLAEDNEANVLTISSYLEAKGFQIILAKNGQEAIALTKTQLPDLILMDIQMPGMDGIEAIKQIRLEQNFVNIPIIALTALAMPGDREKCLAVGANDYIPKPIKLNQLTTRIKQLLEVKD from the coding sequence ATGCCAATATCTCATTACTCAATTTTAATTCTGGAGGATTCAGCCGAGGAACGGACATTATACCGCCGTTATTTAAATCAAGATAGAACTGCCACCTATGATGTAGTTGAGGTGGAGACAGAATTAGAAGCATGGACATACCTGCTACAAAACAAGCCAGACCTAATACTTTTAGATTCTCAGTTACTAGAGATAGATAGCTTAAAATTTCTCGACCAGTTGCGGTTGGAATTTGACAGTTTTCAACTGCCAGTGATTATGTTAACGGGGCTGGGGGATACTGCGATCGCAATTCAAGCTATCAAAGCTGGTGCTTCCGATTATTTAATCAAAGACAAACTTACCCAAACTGGATTCTGCCGTGCTATTCATACTGTTTTAGAAAAAACTCAACTGAAGCAGCAGATTCGGATGCAGGAGCAACAAAAATTATTGTTAGCACAAATGCTACTCCGCATTCGTCAGTTTTTACGTTTAGAGGAAATTTTGGCAACAGCCGTGCAAGAGGTGCGGCAATTTCTCAATGCAGATAGGGTAATTGTTTACCAGTTTGATCATGAGATGAATGGCAAAATATCTGCCGAATCAGTAATATCTCCGTGGACAAGTTGTCTCAACCATCATATCAACGACACTTGCTTTCGCGCCAATCAGGTAATAGCCTATGGTGGTGGCAAAATTAAAGCAATTTCTGATATTCATCAAGCTGGATTTACAGCCTGCCATATCGAATTTTTAGAGCAATTGGCAGTGAAGGCTAATCTGGTTGTACCAATTTTGTTGAACACAGAAGCAAAAGACCAGGAATCTGCTAAACATCAACTATGGGGGTTACTGATTGCCCACCAGTGCAGCAATACTCGTGAGTGGCAAACAAATGAACTTGACTTACTCCAACAACTTGCTGTGCAGCTGGCTGTAGCCATTCAACAGGCAGAACTGTGTGAACAACTGCAAAATCTCAACACATCTTTAGAACAGAAGATACAAGAACGAACAGAGCAACTGCAAGCGAGCGAACAGAGATTTCGGGCTATTTTCAATCACAGTTTTCAATTTGCAGGGTTGTTAACAACTGAGGGAATTGTACTGGAGGTCAACCAAACAGCTTTAGATTTTCGGGGATTGCAATTAGAAGATGTGATCAATCGCCCGTTGTGGGAAACTGAGTGGTTGATAGTTTCTCCCGCAGAGCATAACAAATTAAAGCAAGCGATCGCCCGTGCAGCCCAAGGTGAATTTATCCGCTATGAAGTAGAAATTTACAATGCAGACGATCAAATAGTCACTGTAGACTTTTCGATTCGTCCCGTGAAAGATGAATCAGGCAAAGTAGTCATGCTGATTCCCGAAGGGCGAGATATTAGCGAACACAAAAAGGCACAAAAGGCACTTCAGGAAAGCCAAATTCTCTTGCAGGTTGTCATGGATAGCCTACCCATAGCTATTTTTTGGAAAGATAGAAACTGCCGTTACCTGGGTTGCAACCGCCAATTACTTTTAGATAGCGGACATTCATCTATTCAAGAAATTATTGGCAAAACAGACTTTGATATGGTGTGGCAAGAGCAAGCACCAATTTATCAGGCAGACGATCGCATCGTCATGGAATCTGGTCAGGCTAAATTTAATATTGAAGAACCATTTACCAAAGCTGGCAATATTCACAGATGGTTACGCACTAATAAAATCCCGTTACACAACGCTGAGGGTGAAATTATTGGCGTTGTCGCCAGCTATGAAGACATTACAGAACGCAAGGAAATTGAGCAAGCATTACAAAAAAGTGAACGACGCTACGCCACTCTAGCGGCATCAGCCCCCGTTGGCATTTACCGTGCAGATGCTCAAGGAAATTTTTTGTATGTCAATGAACGCTGGTGTCAGGAAACAGGCTTAAATCTCCAAGCTGCTTTAGGGTGCGGATGGCAAGTAGCGCTGCACCCAGAAGATAGAAATTTAGTTGAGTCCCAATGGCATCGTCTTATCCAAACAGGCGAAAGGTTTTGTTTGGAATATCGGTTTGTACAACCAGATGGCGCTGAAACTTGGGTATTTGGGCAAGCTGTACCCGAAACAGATCCCGAAGGCAAGGTGATTGGTTATGTCGGCACAATTACTAATATCAACCCCAGCAAACAAGCAGAAGCAGCTTTGCGGCGCAGCCAACAACTTTATCGCACCCTAGTAGATAACTTTCCTAATGGTACAGTTGTGCTATTTGACCATGAATTGCGCTATCTACTAGTTGGAGGCTTAGAACTTGCTAGTGCAGGTTTGAACAAAGCAGCAATGGAAGGAAAAACCGTTTGGGAAATCTTTTCACCAGAACTATGTCAAATAACCATGCCTTTCATGAAACAAGCACTAGCTGGAGAATCGGTAATTGCAGAGGTTCCCGATCAAGATAAATTCTACCTCACACATCATATTCCGGTGCGAGATGAACAGGGCAATGTGATTGCGGGTATTTTGATGACGCAAAACATTACCGAACGCAAAAAATCTGAGAATGCACTTAGGGATAGTGAGGAGAAATTTCGCCAATTTGCCGAAAACAGTCGCCAAGTGATGTTATTGCGTCAGGTTGACTCGGGAGAGTTACTTTATGCCAACCCCACTTATGAGGAAGTTTGGGGGCAACCCAGAGAAAGCTTGTATGCAAATCCTGACTCTTGGATGGCTGCTATGCATCCAGATGATGTGCCGCGCATTGCTGTTGCTTATGAAGCTGCAAGTGGTAAGGGATTCTTTAGTGAAGAGTACCGGATTATTCGGCCTGATGGCTCGATTCGGTGGATATGGGGCAGATGCTTCCCTATCAAAGATCCAACTGGGAAAACTTATCGCATTGGTGCCATCGGGGAAGACATTACAGAGCGCAAACACACACAACAAGAGCGCGATCGCCTCTTAGAAATTTTAGAAAAACAAAATCAGACTTTAGAGGAAGAAGTTACCCAGCGTACCGCCGAGTTACGAGCTGTCATTGATGCAATTCCCGACTATTTATTTGTTGTAGATCGTCAAGAGATGCGAACTATTTACTGTAACGATAGCTATGCTCAAGGAGCCTTTCAGCAACCCCGCGAGCAAATAGAAGGAAAAACTGTATTTGAAATTTTTCCACCCCAATATGCTAATTATTTCGCCCAGCAAAATCAGCAAGTATTTGACTCTGGAGAATTGCTACGTATCCAAGAAACTCTGAATTTTGAGGGTAATAATAATACTTTCGATACAATTAAAGTACCATTAAAGCATGACAATGGTGAAGTTTATGCCCTTGTTGGCACAGCAAGAAATATTACTGCCATCAAACAATTAGAATTGGAACTGCAGCACAGCAAAGAACGCTTTCGTAATCTTGTAGAAACATCTAGCGATTGGGTGTGGGAAATTAATGAATTTGGTTTTTACACCTATGCTAGCCCTCAAATTATCAATGTTTTAGGATATTCACCCGAAGAAATTATCGGCAAAACTCCCTTTGATTTAATGCCACCAGAAGAAGCAGAAAGAGTATTGCAGGAGTTTATGAAATTTGTCTCTGTGCAAGCTCCTTTTCAATGTTTAGAAAATAGTAATCGCCATAAAGATGGACGATTAGTTACTTTAGAAACGAGCGGAGTTCCTATTTTTGATGCGAATAAAGAATTTCGCGGCTATCGAGGCATGGATCGCGATGTCACCGCACGCAAACTAGCAGAAGCTCAACTACATCTAACAAACGAACAACTTGCTGCTTCCAATGCCGAACTCGCTCGTGCTACCCGCTTGAAAGATGAATTTCTCGCCAACATGAGTCATGAACTACGCACCCCCCTTAATGCCATTTTGGGTATGTCGGAAGTGTTGCAGGACGAGATATTTGGAGCAATTAATGACAAGCAAAGACAGAGTTTACAAACCATTGAGCGCAGTGGTAATCATCTATTGGAATTAATTAACGACATCCTGGATTTATCTAAAATAGAAGCAGGGCAGCTGGAATTAGGCTACACACAGATAGCTATTCGTCAGCTTTGCGAATCCAGTTTAGCGTTTATTAAACAGCAAGCTTACCAAAAACGCATTCAGCTGAAAGTGAAAATTGCCCCACAGCTACCAAAACTTTTGCTTGATGAACGACGCATCCGCCAAGTTTTGATTAATCTGCTCAATAATGCTGTGAAATTTACACCAGAAGGCGGGCGAATTACCTTAGAAGTTAGCTGTCATGCTTTAGAAGTAGAAAAGACATCCCCGGCAGGTTTCATTCGCATTGCCGTAATTGATACAGGTATTGGGATTGCCCCAGAAAATCTCAACAAACTGTTTAAACCCTTCATCCAAATTGATGGTGCTTTAAACCGTCAATACGCTGGTACAGGATTAGGGCTAGCTCTCACCAAGCGGATTGTAGAATTACATGGCGGTAAAGTAGGGGTGAGTAGTGAACTGGGTGTAGGAAGTTGCTTTACGGTTGATTTACCCTGTAGCAATCTCTGTGAATATTCTTTTGAGCCAGTGAACCGAGTCGCCGCTGAGCTAGATTCTACCGTCAACGAAACAGTAGCAGATTCACCCCTAATTTTACTAGCAGAAGATAACGAAGCTAATGTTTTGACAATTTCTAGTTATTTAGAGGCAAAAGGCTTCCAGATAATCTTGGCCAAAAATGGACAAGAAGCGATCGCCCTCACCAAAACCCAACTTCCCGACTTAATTTTGATGGATATTCAAATGCCGGGAATGGATGGGATAGAAGCAATCAAGCAGATTCGATTAGAGCAAAACTTCGTAAATATTCCCATCATTGCCCTCACAGCCTTAGCCATGCCAGGTGATAGAGAAAAATGTTTAGCCGTCGGCGCAAACGACTATATTCCCAAACCCATCAAACTCAATCAACTAACAACCAGAATTAAACAACTTTTAGAAGTCAAAGATTAA
- a CDS encoding sensor histidine kinase: MSQPSKNHLSHQLLMGFGISLATVGLTTLGLNYFLIQSKLEQELEQRAQSITQGVGFSTEGLIELGNTSIIKRVVQNYATLPTVIEVAIVSPNGQTIARSGVELQNPPYASIHPELAHVLKQTSQTGLEGSFRITIDGKPALVEILPFSSTLFGLANRRGLAIAILDVKELQQQAWQTLSTSTIILLIGMSAILLLMTIIIQRFVLHPLQRLNKAVTDSHSIDHFIMPSGLPNNEIQFLAHTIQQAATRVETYQQLEQEVAQRKQAQAALLQSEAQLRQQAQDLEKAIQELQQAQMRIIQSEKMSALGNLVAGVAHEINNPVCFIHGNLTHINSYSQDLLQLIDLYQQQYPHSTETIQTAVEAIDLEFLQQDFPKLLSSLKVGTERIQGIVQSLRNFSRLDEAEFKAVNVHEGIESTLLILQNRLKGQTDSGKIEVIKDYSQLPLVECYPGQLNQVFMNILSNAIDALEELTFNQQPSTHQKLQQKTHPTICIATQILADKTISIHISDNGSGMDEKVKAKLFDPFFTTKPVGKGTGLGLSISYQIVVGNHGGKLYCHSVLEQGTEFVIEIPIHQSGRKYLS, encoded by the coding sequence ATGAGCCAGCCATCTAAAAATCACTTATCCCACCAACTACTGATGGGTTTTGGAATTTCTCTAGCAACGGTTGGCTTAACTACATTGGGATTAAACTACTTCTTGATTCAATCAAAGCTGGAGCAGGAACTAGAACAACGTGCTCAATCGATTACCCAGGGAGTTGGGTTTTCCACAGAAGGATTAATCGAACTGGGAAATACGAGCATTATCAAGCGAGTGGTACAAAACTATGCCACACTGCCAACAGTGATAGAAGTCGCGATTGTCAGTCCAAATGGACAAACCATAGCAAGGAGTGGAGTAGAACTACAAAACCCACCTTATGCCTCAATTCACCCAGAATTAGCTCATGTGCTCAAACAGACTTCTCAAACAGGTTTAGAAGGGAGTTTCAGAATCACGATAGATGGTAAGCCAGCATTAGTTGAAATTTTGCCCTTTAGTAGCACACTGTTTGGTCTGGCAAACCGACGTGGGTTAGCGATCGCTATTCTGGATGTCAAAGAACTACAACAGCAAGCTTGGCAAACCCTCTCTACCTCTACCATTATCCTACTCATTGGGATGTCAGCAATTCTATTGTTGATGACAATAATAATTCAGCGATTTGTCTTACATCCACTCCAACGTTTGAATAAAGCCGTTACTGATAGTCACAGCATTGACCATTTTATTATGCCCAGTGGATTGCCAAATAACGAAATCCAATTCCTTGCTCATACAATTCAACAGGCGGCTACAAGAGTAGAGACTTACCAACAACTTGAACAAGAAGTGGCGCAGAGAAAGCAAGCCCAAGCTGCTTTACTGCAGTCAGAAGCACAACTACGCCAGCAAGCACAAGATTTGGAGAAAGCCATCCAAGAATTGCAACAAGCTCAAATGCGAATCATTCAAAGTGAGAAAATGTCTGCTTTAGGCAATTTGGTTGCGGGTGTAGCTCACGAAATTAACAATCCGGTTTGTTTTATTCACGGCAATCTCACTCATATTAATAGCTACTCTCAGGATTTATTACAATTAATCGACCTTTACCAACAACAATATCCTCATTCCACAGAAACAATCCAGACAGCAGTGGAAGCCATCGACCTAGAATTTCTTCAACAAGACTTTCCCAAACTGCTTAGTTCTCTAAAAGTAGGAACAGAACGCATTCAAGGAATCGTGCAATCTCTACGCAACTTCTCGCGTCTGGATGAAGCTGAGTTTAAAGCAGTAAATGTGCATGAGGGCATTGAAAGTACTTTGCTGATCCTGCAAAACCGCCTCAAGGGTCAAACAGACTCTGGCAAAATTGAAGTAATTAAAGATTACAGTCAATTACCCTTGGTTGAGTGTTACCCAGGTCAACTAAATCAGGTTTTCATGAATATTTTATCAAATGCGATCGATGCTTTAGAAGAGTTAACATTCAATCAACAACCTTCCACTCATCAAAAATTACAGCAAAAAACTCATCCTACAATTTGTATTGCTACGCAAATCTTGGCAGATAAAACTATCTCAATTCACATTAGTGATAACGGCTCAGGGATGGATGAAAAAGTAAAAGCAAAGTTATTTGACCCCTTCTTTACTACCAAACCAGTAGGAAAAGGCACAGGCTTAGGCTTATCCATTAGTTATCAAATTGTGGTGGGCAATCACGGGGGCAAGTTGTACTGCCATTCTGTACTAGAACAGGGAACCGAATTTGTCATAGAAATTCCAATTCATCAGTCAGGTCGTAAATATCTGTCATAG
- a CDS encoding saccharopine dehydrogenase family protein, translating to MTNRVLILGGRGRIGSSVAQDLATHTQAKITITGRSPGNEGDVDAKWLTTKQDWNLGTEVEFLVLDLAEVDRLQKAIANSDLVIHCAGPFHYRDTKVLEICIEQGVNYLDVSDHRSYTSKALKLNEQAAAANVTAIINTGIFPGISNSMVRQCVEQFDKPEKIHLSYLVSGSGGAGITVMRTTFLGLQHQFEAWIDGNWQLVEPYSQREIVNFASPYGRTGVYWFDMPETFTMPHSFPSVKTVITKFGSVPDFYNHMTWIAAHIFPKWLMQRRAMIEFLSHVSHFMTDVTNPFTGIGVAVRAEVTGQKDGKTAVYCADLLHENTALASGCGTGSIAQLLLEGKLKKPGVAPVEEALPTDLFMETMKSRGIEIHHNW from the coding sequence ATGACAAACCGCGTTTTAATTTTGGGAGGAAGGGGGAGGATTGGTAGCAGTGTTGCTCAAGATCTGGCGACCCACACCCAAGCAAAAATTACGATTACCGGACGTTCTCCAGGAAATGAAGGGGATGTAGACGCGAAATGGCTAACTACCAAACAGGACTGGAATCTGGGAACAGAAGTAGAGTTTTTGGTGTTGGACTTAGCGGAAGTTGATAGGCTACAAAAAGCGATCGCTAATTCCGATTTAGTTATCCACTGTGCAGGCCCCTTTCACTACCGAGATACTAAGGTTCTAGAAATTTGTATAGAACAAGGTGTCAACTATTTAGATGTCAGTGACCATCGGTCTTATACTAGTAAAGCTTTGAAGTTGAACGAACAGGCTGCTGCTGCTAATGTCACGGCAATTATTAATACGGGGATTTTTCCTGGTATTTCTAACAGCATGGTGCGTCAATGTGTCGAGCAATTTGATAAACCAGAAAAAATTCATTTAAGTTATTTAGTATCTGGTTCTGGTGGTGCTGGTATCACTGTGATGCGAACAACTTTTTTAGGGTTGCAGCATCAGTTTGAAGCTTGGATTGATGGCAATTGGCAATTAGTTGAACCATACAGTCAAAGGGAAATTGTTAATTTTGCATCCCCCTATGGGCGTACTGGCGTTTACTGGTTTGATATGCCAGAAACTTTTACGATGCCCCATTCTTTCCCCTCCGTGAAAACTGTAATTACAAAATTTGGTTCAGTACCTGATTTTTATAATCACATGACTTGGATAGCGGCGCATATTTTCCCTAAATGGTTAATGCAGCGTCGAGCCATGATTGAATTTCTCTCTCATGTCAGCCATTTTATGACAGATGTGACCAATCCTTTCACCGGAATTGGTGTAGCAGTGCGTGCAGAAGTTACAGGTCAAAAAGATGGTAAAACAGCCGTTTATTGTGCCGATTTATTGCATGAAAATACTGCCTTAGCTTCTGGTTGTGGTACAGGTAGTATCGCGCAATTGCTCTTAGAAGGCAAACTGAAAAAACCAGGAGTTGCACCTGTAGAAGAAGCATTGCCTACAGATTTATTTATGGAAACTATGAAAAGTCGAGGGATTGAGATTCATCACAATTGGTAG